In one window of Bos taurus isolate L1 Dominette 01449 registration number 42190680 breed Hereford chromosome 15, ARS-UCD2.0, whole genome shotgun sequence DNA:
- the OR51L16 gene encoding olfactory receptor family 51 subfamily L member 16, whose translation METANSSNILASTFYLTGIPGYEEFHHWISIPFCLLYLIGIMGNCTILHVVWTDPRLHEPMYYFLAMLSLTDMGMSLPTVISLFRVLWSISREIQFNTCVVQMFFIHTFSFTESSVLLAMALDRYVAICHPLRYATILTPTLITKIGIVALLRSAFAMIPLLAQLAFFPFCHSHVLSHSYCLHQDMIRLACADTKFNVIYGLVLITLLWGMDSLGIFVSYVFILHSVLNISSQEGRFKALNTCASHICAVLILYVPMIGLSIAHHFAKHSSPLIHIFMAHIYLLVPPVLNPVIYSVKTKKIRQGILHLLFPLRISSSVM comes from the coding sequence ATGGAAACTGCAAACTCCAGCAATATCCTGGCCTCCACCTTCTATCTCACAGGTATCCCTGGATATGAGGAATTTCATCACTGGATTTCCATCCCATTCTGTCTCCTCTACCTTATTGGAATCATGGGTAACTGTACTATCCTACATGTTGTCTGGACAGACCCCAGGCTCCATGAGCCCATGTACTACTTCTTGGCCATGCTTTCTCTCACTGACATGGGCATGTCCTTGCCCACAGTGATATCACTCTTCAGGGTGCTGTGGTCCATTTCCAGGGAGATCCAGTTCAATACCTGTGTGGTCCAAATGTTTTTCATTCACACTTTCTCCTTCACTGAATCATCTGTGCTCTTGGCCATGGCCCTTGACCGatatgtggccatctgccacccaCTAAGATATGCCACCATTCTCACTCCTACACTTATCACTAAAATTGGAATTGTAGCCCTGCTTAGAAGTGCCTTTGCCATGATTCCACTTCTAGCCCAGCtggctttctttcccttctgccaCTCTCACGTCCTTTCTCATTCTTACTGTCTACATCAGGACATGATCCGCCTTGCTTGTGCTGACACTAAGTTTAATGTTATTTATGGGTTAGTTCTGATCACTTTGCTGTGGGGAATGGACTCTCTGGGTATTTTTGTGTCTTATGTTTTCATCCTTCACTCAGTATTAAACATTTCATCTCAGGAGGGGAGATTTAAGGCCCTCAACACATGTGCATCCCACATCTGTGCTGTACTTATTCTTTATGTGCCTATGATTGGGCTCTCTATTGCCCATCATTTTGCTAAACACTCATCCCCCCTCATCCACATCTTCATGGCTCATATCTACCTGCTAGTTCCACCTGTGCTCAACCCAGTCATCTATAGTGTGAAGACCAAGAAGATCCGCCAAGGAATCCTCCACCT